The following proteins are encoded in a genomic region of Arachis stenosperma cultivar V10309 chromosome 4, arast.V10309.gnm1.PFL2, whole genome shotgun sequence:
- the LOC130976815 gene encoding probable protein phosphatase 2C 40 — protein MLGPETELKISFGYQCNGIADISCKSINGYKILPYFPRTSSFSCLSGAAVSANATLANTNICNGVIGEEILPSLDSPKSFRKIPSSPSLSKLDILSSSLHGSFSNLSCSPSTQSDMFDYDTCMVSAPCKSEGFLNAMEVQVAGGAAGEDRVQAVCSEENGWLFCGIYDGFNGRDAADFLACTLYDTIISYFNMLYLDLESDSIKASNSLDLGGSSQYELDEHQSRSQKSFSHAILDSLQRALNQVENDFLYMVEQEMEDRPDLVSVGSCVLLALLHGENLYTLNLGDSRAVLATCSMDGGMSGKERRMKAIQLTDIHTVDNGAERAQLLAGHPDDPKAIVAGKVKGKLKVTRAFGVGYLKKKILNDALMGILRVRDLISPPYISIQPSLNVHRISSSDQFAIVASDGLFDFFSNDEAVELAESYILSNPFGDPAKFLVEQLIARAADSAGFSMEELMNVPAGRRRKYHDDVTVIVIILGMNQRTSKASTCI, from the exons ATGCTTGGTCCTGAAACAGAACTTAAGATAAGTTTTGGCTACCAATGCAATGGCATTGCAGATATCTCGTGCAAGTCTATCAACGGCTACAAAATCCTTCCTTATTTCCCTAGAACAAGCAGTTTCTCTTGCTTGTCTGGTGCTGCCGTTAGCGCAAATGCTACACTTGCCAACACAAACATCTGCAATGGTGTGATAGGGGAAGAAATCCTTCCTAGTTTGGACTCTCCTAAATCGTTTCGTAAGATACCCTCTTCGCCAAGTCTTTCGAAGTTGGACATACTATCATCTTCTCTCCATGGTAGTTTCTCAAACCTCAGTTGCAGTCCATCCACACAAAGTGATATGTTTGATTATGACACTTGTATGGTGAGTGCTCCTTGCAAAAGTGAAGGATTTCTCAATGCTATGGAAGTACAAGTAGCAGGGGGAGCTGCTGGTGAAGATAGAGTTCAAGCAGTTTGTTCTGAAGAAAATGGCTGGCTCTTTTGTGGAATTTATGATGGCTTTAATGGCAGGGATGCAGCTGACTTTCTGGCCTGTACCCTTTACGACACTATCATATCTTATTTTAATATGCTGTATTTGGATTTGGAATCAGATTCTATCAAAGCTTCCAACAGTCTTGATTTGGGTGGATCATCTCAATATGAGTTGGATGAGCATCAATCTCGTTCTCAGAAATCATTTTCACATGCTATCCTTGATAGCCTCCAACGTGCTCTCAATCAGGTTGAGAATGATTTCTTGTACATGGTTGAGCAGGAAATGGAGGACCGTCCGGATTTAGTTTCTGTCGGAtcttgtgttttacttgcacTTCTTCATGGGGAAAATTTGTATACACTTAATCTTGGTGACAGCAGAGCAGTATTGGCAACGTGCAGTATGGATGGCGGAATGAGTGGCAAAGAGAGAAGAATGAAAGCTATCCAGCTTACTGATATTCATACTGTTGACAATGGAGCCGAAAGAGCTCAACTTCTTGCTGGTCACCCAGATGATCCCAAGGCCATTGTAGCTGGGAAAGTGAAAGGAAAATTGAAGGTTACTCGCGCTTTTGGAGTTGGCTACTTGAAAAAG AAAATTCTGAACGATGCATTGATGGGAATTCTTCGAGTGCGTGATCTCATAAGCCCACCATACATTTCCATTCAACCATCACTAAATGTGCATAGAATCTCAAGTTCCGATCAATTTGCTATAGTTGCGAGTGATGGTTTGTTCGATTTCTTCAGCAATGATGAAGCAGTAGAGCTTGCAGAGTCTTACATCCTAAGCAATCCATTTGGTGATCCAGCAAAATTCCTTGTTGAGCAACTTATAGCAAGAGCTGCTGATTCTGCAG GTTTTAGCATGGAAGAGTTGATGAATGTTCCGGCCGGGAGGAGGAGGAAGTACCATGATGATGTGACCGTGATTGTCATCATCCTTGGGATGAATCAACGGACGTCAAAGGCATCAACTTGCATCTAA